From a single Raphanus sativus cultivar WK10039 chromosome 3, ASM80110v3, whole genome shotgun sequence genomic region:
- the LOC108833392 gene encoding uncharacterized protein LOC108833392: MSTLDSLNQIRRAQEQQHSFLFKIMRSPMMLGGQLFGRSSLQSVGLQRQREGAAANSQPIEPREEVVPVERDFRVLHPSRRNGAKWFKNNTEISTRVRKIIEGCFKGPWYSWRKVPQFYKDAWYSTFKTKYEWHVSIEALVKANFDKLAATRLKGMVSLAKSNGEKPDWILSEYWREMSDYWKTPKAKEKSEKARAARLFDRDGLGPHSHRSGSRSYAKVQDNLIANNEDSSFIAVLKKTHQKSDGSYGDEKARLIAEKYDEYVQERLSQVEPSNGEVLMDSLTVEERNEIYVKVAGITKQGRVFGLGSLQSGVCMPLDGSSGSPQAVEDDGTLTHRVKELESELQKSNEEKVQFQNRIEAMEKILKTAFGENVLTPTDASPLA, translated from the exons ATGTCGACACTGGACTCGCTTAATCAAATTAGGAGAGCACAAGAACAACAACACAGTTTCCTCTTCAAAATT ATGCGTTCACCAATGATGTTAGGCGGTCAATTGTTTGGAAGATCATCTCTTCAATCCGTTGGTCTCCAGAGACAGAGGGAAGGAGCTGCTGCAAATTCCCAACCAATTGAACCAAGAGAAGAAGTCGTACCTGTTGAACGAGATTTTCGAGTGCTTCATCCTTCGAGAAGGAATGGTGCTAAATG GTTCAAGAACAACACTGAAATATCAACCCGTGTTAGGAAAATTATTGAAGGGTGTTTTAAAGGACCATGGTACAGCTGGAGAAAAGTACCACAGTTTTACAAAGATGCTTGGTATTCAACATTTAAG ACTAAGTATGAGTGGCATGTATCTATTGAGGCTCTAGTGAAAGCTAACTTTGATAAGCTAGCTGCCACTCGCCTCAAAGGAATGGTGAGCCTTGCAAAATCCAATGGAGAAAAACCTGATTGGATTCTTTCAGAATACTGGCGAGAAATGTCAGACTACTGGAAGACACCAAAAGCCAAAGAAAAAAGTGAGAAAGCTCGTGCAGCTCGATTGTTTGATCGTGATGGTTTAGGTCCACACAGCCATAGATCAGGCTCACGTTCCTATGCCAAAGTTCAAGATAATCTG ATAGCAAATAATGAAGACTCTTCCTTCATTGCTGTGTTGAAGAAAACACACCAGAAATCAGATGGCTCATATGGTGATGAAAAGGCACGCTTAATTGCGGAGAAATATGATGAATATGTGCAGGAACGATTGTCACAGGTTGAGCCTTCTAATGGAGAGGTTCTGATGGATTCTCTTACTGTGGAGGAAAGAAATGAAATCTATGTAAAG gtTGCTGGAATTACAAAACAAGGTCGTGTGTTTGGACTTGGGTCACTTCAAAGTGGAGTTTGTATGCCACTAGATGGTTCTTCAGGTTCACCACAAGCTGTTGAAGATGATGGTACTTTAACTCACCGAGTCAAAGAGCTTGAGTCAGAGTTGCAAAAGAGTAATGAAGAGAAAGTTCAGTTTCAGAATAGGATTGAAGCAATGGAGAAGATATTGAAGACTGCTTTTGGTGAAAATGTGTTGACTCCAACAGATGCAAGCCCACTCGCATGA
- the LOC108830225 gene encoding putative DNA glycosylase At3g47830 isoform X1 — translation MNKSLKRKRSLKNDDGDSKPPACKNLTVDGGDPYPELLRPTSDECRDVRDALLSLHGFPPEFASYRRQRLRTLSSVDGHDTECSEKEEESVLDGLVKILLSQNTSEANSQRAFASLKAQFPKWEDVLVAEPKLIENAIRCGGLAPKKTVCIKNIMSRLQNERGRLCLEYLRGLSVEEVKTELSHFKGVGPKTVSCVLMFNLQHNDFPVDTHVYEISKALGWVPKTADRNRTYVHLNRRIPDELKFDLNCLLYTHGKLCSNCKKNVAKPKAKVASSDDCPLLGFSGLV, via the exons ATGAATAAATCCCTAAAAAGGAAACGCTCACTCAAAAACGACGACGGCGACTCAAAACCCCCGGCCTGTAAAAATCTCACCGTAGACGGCGGCGATCCTTATCCCGAACTCCTCAGACCTACGTCTGACGAATGTAGAGACGTAAGGGATGCTTTGCTGTCTCTCCATGGATTCCCTCCCGAGTTCGCCAGTTACCGCCGTCAGAGACTCCGAACACTTTCCTCCGTAGATGGTCACGACACAGAGTGTtcggagaaggaggaggagagtgTGCTTGATGGGCTTGTCAAAATTCTTCTTTCGCAGAATACGAGTGAGGCCAATTCTCAAAGGGCCTTTGCTTCTCTCAAAGCTCAATTTCCTAAATGGGAAGAT GTTTTGGTTGCTGAGCCAAAATTAATTGAGAATGCTATCAGGTGTGGAGGATTGGCCCCTAAAAAGACTGTCTGTATCAAAAACATTATGAGCCGCCTGCAGAACGAGAGAGGCAGATTGTGCTTGGAGTATCTGCGCGGTTTATCGGTAGAAGAAGTAAAAACTGAGCTCTCCCATTTTAAAGGAGTAGGTCCCAAAACG GTTTCTTGTGTTCTGATGTTCAACCTCCAACACAATGATTTCCCAGTAgacacccat GTATATGAGATCTCCAAGGCGTTAGGTTGGGTCCCGAAAACCGCAGACAGGAACAGAACCTATGTTCATCTCAACCGTAGGATCCCggatgagctcaagtttgaTCTGAACTGTCTGTTATATACACATGGTAAGCTCTGCAGCAACTGCAAGAAGAATGTTGCGAAACCAAAAGCTAAAGTAGCGTCATCTGATGATTGCCCTCTCCTGGGGTTTTCTGGTTTAGTCTAG
- the LOC108830225 gene encoding putative DNA glycosylase At3g47830 isoform X2: MNKSLKRKRSLKNDDGDSKPPACKNLTVDGGDPYPELLRPTSDECRDVRDALLSLHGFPPEFASYRRQRLRTLSSVDGHDTECSEKEEESVLDGLVKILLSQNTSEANSQRAFASLKAQFPKWEDVLVAEPKLIENAIRCGGLAPKKTVCIKNIMSRLQNERGRLCLEYLRGLSVEEVKTELSHFKGVGPKTVSCVLMFNLQHNDFPVDTHALGWVPKTADRNRTYVHLNRRIPDELKFDLNCLLYTHGKLCSNCKKNVAKPKAKVASSDDCPLLGFSGLV, encoded by the exons ATGAATAAATCCCTAAAAAGGAAACGCTCACTCAAAAACGACGACGGCGACTCAAAACCCCCGGCCTGTAAAAATCTCACCGTAGACGGCGGCGATCCTTATCCCGAACTCCTCAGACCTACGTCTGACGAATGTAGAGACGTAAGGGATGCTTTGCTGTCTCTCCATGGATTCCCTCCCGAGTTCGCCAGTTACCGCCGTCAGAGACTCCGAACACTTTCCTCCGTAGATGGTCACGACACAGAGTGTtcggagaaggaggaggagagtgTGCTTGATGGGCTTGTCAAAATTCTTCTTTCGCAGAATACGAGTGAGGCCAATTCTCAAAGGGCCTTTGCTTCTCTCAAAGCTCAATTTCCTAAATGGGAAGAT GTTTTGGTTGCTGAGCCAAAATTAATTGAGAATGCTATCAGGTGTGGAGGATTGGCCCCTAAAAAGACTGTCTGTATCAAAAACATTATGAGCCGCCTGCAGAACGAGAGAGGCAGATTGTGCTTGGAGTATCTGCGCGGTTTATCGGTAGAAGAAGTAAAAACTGAGCTCTCCCATTTTAAAGGAGTAGGTCCCAAAACG GTTTCTTGTGTTCTGATGTTCAACCTCCAACACAATGATTTCCCAGTAgacacccat GCGTTAGGTTGGGTCCCGAAAACCGCAGACAGGAACAGAACCTATGTTCATCTCAACCGTAGGATCCCggatgagctcaagtttgaTCTGAACTGTCTGTTATATACACATGGTAAGCTCTGCAGCAACTGCAAGAAGAATGTTGCGAAACCAAAAGCTAAAGTAGCGTCATCTGATGATTGCCCTCTCCTGGGGTTTTCTGGTTTAGTCTAG
- the LOC108809204 gene encoding ABC transporter A family member 7, with protein sequence MADPGTASFLTRANALLRKNLTYQKRNIWSNVRLIMIPFFLCLILVAFQILFDTVVNNSDDNRCGCQCILTNQNGNCLNKTCGIEFSTSDQAFFCSMSSPPRWPPLLQVPRPESRAVNATFLPDMGLPDETCRRKGTCPVTILFTGNNHSLGASLLRNLLPSSVTVNTSDPLQGLAYNVLGTEIESELTNYLDPGISSNLSIYNIQSSCNSNATFPLLSFGDEPLNFQRELTCAQGLNLWRNNSREVNDVLFKGYRKGNFEGKTNEIAAAYDLLNTDRNNFNVHIWYNSTYNNSTDDRPLRLLRVPGLVNLVSNAYLHFLQGPGTKMLFEYVKEVPKLESRLRLDIASLIGPLFFTWVILLLFPVILSSLVYEKQEHLRIIMKMHGLGDGPYWMITYAYFLSISMLYFICLIIFGSAIGLNFFRLNDYSIQFTFYFLYVNLQIALCSLVSSIFSKVKTSTVVSYIYVFLSGLVGTFLLQFLIEDSSFSRGWIIVLELFPPFSLYRGLYEFGEFAFRGNLRGGDGMKWKDFSDSAMDELFIIIIVEWFLALIAAYYIDKIVSSGKDPLFFFKSLLKKSPSMRRPSLQRQGSKVVVEMEKPDVNQEIEKVEQLMLEPSTSHAIVCDNLKKVYPSRDGNPPKLAVRGLSLAVPSGECFGMLGPNGAGKSSFINVMTGLLKPTSGTALIRGLDICNDMDRVYTSMGVCPQHDLLWETLTGREHLLFYGRLKNLRGSELKQAVEESLKSVNLFHGGVADKPAGKYSGGMKRRLSVAISLIGNPKVVYMDEPSTGLDPASRKNLWTVIKRAKQNTAIILTTHSMEEAEFLCDRLGIFVDGSLQCIGNPKELKGRYGGSYVFTMTTSSEHEGNVEKLIQDVSPSAKKIYHIAGTQKFELPKEEVRISEVFEAVEKAKSNFTVFAWGLADTTLEDVFIKVARTGQAFNVFS encoded by the exons ATGGCGGATCCTGGTACTGCCAGTTTCTTGACAAGAGCCAATGCCTTGCTTCGGAAAAACTTAACCTATCAG AAACGGAACATATGGAGCAACGTTCGGCTTATCATGATTCCTTTCTTCCTCTGTCTAATTCTAGTGGCCTTTCAAATCCTGTTCGATACAGTGGTTAACAACTCTGATGATAACCGTTGTGGTTGTCAATGTATTCTCACCAATCAAAATGGCAATTGCTTAAACAAGACTTGCGGTATAGAATTTTCGACTTCGGATCAAGCATTCTTTTGCTCCATGTCTAGTCCTCCAAGATGGCCTCCGTTGTTACAAGTCCCGCGTCCTGAAAGCCGTGCTGTTAATGCTACTTTCCTTCCGGACATGGGCCTACCTGATGAAACTTGTAGAAGAAAAGGAACTTGTCCTGTTACCATACTTTTTACTGGGAATAACCATTCCCTTGGAGCAA GTTTATTAAGGAATCTGCTACCTAGTTCTGTTACAGTGAACACCTCTGATCCCTTGCAGGGTTTAGCCTATAATGTTTTG GGTACTGAGATAGAGTCAGAGCTCACCAATTATCTTGATCCAGGGATTTCGTCAAATCTTTCAATCTACAATATCCAATCTAGTTGCAATTCAAACGCTACGTTTCCGTTGCTCTCATTTGGAGACGAACCTCTCAATTTTCAGAGAG AGCTTACATGTGCTCAAGGATTGAATCTCTGGCGAAATAACTCCAGAGAGGTCAATGATGTGTTATTCAAAGGTTATCGGAAAGGAAATTTCGAGGGGAAAACAAATGAGATTGCTGCAG CATACGATCTTTTGAACACGGATAGGAACAACTTCAATGTGCACATCTGGTACAATTCAACATACAACAACAGCACAGATGATAGGCCTTTAAGGTTGCTTCGAGTTCCTGGCTTGGTCAATTTG GTGTCAAATGCTTACCTTCATTTTCTGCAAGGCCCTGGAACAAAAATGTTGTTCGAATATGTCAAAGAAGTGCCTAAACTAGAAAGTAGACTTCGTCTAGACATCGCGTCTCTTATTGGACCTCTTTTCTTCACTTGGGTTATTCTTCTTCTGTTCCCA GTGATCTTGTCGTCATTGGTGTATGAGAAACAAGAGCATCTAAGAATCATAATGAAAATGCATGGGCTAGGAGATGGTCCTTATTGGATGATTACCTATGCTTACTTCCTTTCCATATCCATGCTGTACTTTATATGCCTGATAATATTTGGGTCAGCAATAG GACTCAATTTCTTTCGGCTTAATGACTATAGCATCCAGTTCACTTTCTATTTTCTTTATGTAAACCTGCAAATTGCACTTTGCTCTCTAGTTTCTTCAATATTTTCAAAGGTCAAGACATCAACAG TTGTTTCGTACATATACGTGTTTTTATCTGGACTTGTGGGCACGTTTCTACTCCAGTTTCTTATTGAAGACTCATCGTTTTCTA GAGGCTGGATTATTGTCCTGGAGTTATTTCCCCCTTTCTCCTTATACCGTGGACTGTATGAATTTGGAGAATTTGCTTTCCGGGGAAACTTGAGAGGGGGTGATGGGATGAAGTGGAAAGATTTTAGTGATAGTGCAATGGATGAATTGTTCATCATCATTATTGTTGAGTGGTTTCTAGCACTCATTGCAGCATACTATATCGATAAGATTGTTTCATCAGGAAAAGATCCGTTGTTCTTCTTTAAAAGCCTTCTCAAGAAATCACCTTCTATGAGAAGGCCTAGTTTGCAGAGGCAAGGCTCCAAAGTTGTTGTTGAAATGGAAAAACCAGATGTCAATCAAGAG ATAGAAAAAGTCGAGCAGTTGATGCTTGAGCCGAGCACAAGCCATGCGATTGTTTGTGACAACCTGAAGAAGGTGTATCCAAGTAGGGATGGGAACCCGCCGAAGTTGGCAGTGCGTGGGCTATCCCTCGCTGTACCTTCAGGAGAATGCTTTGGCATGTTGGGACCTAACGGTGCTGGCAAATCATCTTTCATCAATGTG ATGACTGGGCTCCTGAAACCAACATCCGGAACAGCGCTTATTCGAGGTTTGGATATATGCAATGATATGGACAGAGTATACACCAGTATGGGCGTCTGCCCGCAGCatga TTTGCTATGGGAGACGCTGACAGGAAGAGAGCATCTGCTGTTTTATGGGAGACTTAAGAATCTCAGAGGCTCTGAGCTCAAACAA GCTGTAGAAGAGTCTCTTAAGAGTGTCAACCTTTTCCACGGGGGAGTTGCTGATAAACCTGCTGGGAAATACAGCGGAGGTATGAAAAGGCGGCTGAGCGTTGCCATTTCGCTTATCGGAAATCCTAAG GTGGTTTACATGGATGAGCCAAGCACAGGACTTGATCCAGCCTCAAGAAAGAATCTATGGACTGTCATCAAGCGTGCAAAACAAAACACTGCCATCATCCTCACAACCCACTCAATGGAAGAAGCAGAATTTCTTTGTGACCGACTTGGGATTTTCGTAGACGGAAGCTTGCAATGCATAGGCAACCCAAAAGAGCTGAAAGGAAGGTATGGTGGATCTTACGTGTTTACAATGACAACATCTTCAGAACACGAGGGAAACGTGGAGAAGCTGATTCAAGATGTCTCCCCAAGCGCCAAGAAGATATATCACATCGCAGGGACCCAGAAGTTTGAGCTCCCAAAGGAAGAGGTTCGGATCTCAGAGGTGTTTGAGGCGGTTGAGAAGGCTAAGAGCAACTTTACGGTCTTTGCTTGGGGACTCGCAGACACAACTCTTGAAGATGTCTTCATCAAGGTTGCTAGAACGGGTCAAGCTTTTAATGTCTTCTCTTGA